The genomic region GATTTGATCATATAAATGACCCCGATGCCACGGTGATGGAAAGTTTAGAGACACGCATCCTTGCCAGACTGGGGGTTGCTGACCCATATTAGGGCGGATGGCACAAGTTTTGTCAGTGTAACCTTGGAAAGGGGCTATGAGCTCAAATCCCGAACCCTCGTCTATCGCGGCGCAAAGCGCGCCCCTTGATGACGAGCCTCTGCCGCAAAGGCAAAGTTTCTTCTCCCGTCTTTTTGGGTCTAGCCCATCAGACCCCGATCATGCAGATCATGCCGAAGGCGAAAGCCTGAGCCACCCCGCAAGCGAGGGTAAATCCTTTGCGCAATTTGGCATGTCCAATCTGCGCCGTTTGCGGGTCGAGGATGTGTCGATCCCGCGTGTCGAGATCACAGCGGTGCCCGCTGATATCAGCCTTGACGATCTCATCGCGGTGTTTCGCGAAAGCGGCAACACGCGCCTGCCAGTTTACGATGGCACCCTCGATAGCCCCATCGGCCTCGTCCATTTGAAAGACGTTGCTTTAGGCCATGGCTTTCACAAGTCGGACGGCGATTTCGATTTACGCTCTATGCTGCGGCCCTTGCTTTATGCGCCGCCCTCCATGCCGATTGGGGTGCTTCTGCAAAAAATGCAGACCGAGCGCACCCATATGGCTTTGGTGATTGATGAATATGGCGGTGTCGATGGTTTGGTGACCATCGAAGATTTGATCGAACAGGTCATCGGTGAGATTGAAGATGAGCATGATGTCGAAGAAGACAGCCCATGGAGCCATGAGAAATCAGGCGCTTATCTCGCCCTTGCCCGCGCCCCATTAGACGAGTTTGAAGCCGAGATTGGGATCAAACTGCTGGACACTGACGAAGATGAGGAAATCGACACCCTTGGTGGTTTGGTGTTCAAACTGACGGGGCGTATTCCCGCGCGCGGGGAAATCGTTCCGCACCCTTCTGGCGCCGAGTTTGAGGTTGTCGATGCCGATGCGCGGCGGATCAAACGGTTGCGTGTGCGATTGCCCAAAGGTGACGCTGCGTGATCATGACACGGCTGCGCGATCCGCGTCTGTTGGCATTTTGCGCAGGTTTCGGCGCGGCTCTGGGCATTGCGCCGTTTAACATACTCATCGCGACCCCATTGGGTTTGGGCGCTTTGATCTATCTCTTGGCCCAATCACCAACCTCCAAGGCCGCGGCGGTTTCCGCGTTTTGGGGGGGATTGGGCTACTTCATCCTTGCGCTGCATTGGATTGTCGAGCCCTTCATGGTCTATGCAGCGCAAGAGGGGTGGATGGCCCCTTTCGCGATTTTGGGCTTATCAGGTGGGTTGGCTCTGTTTTTCGCACTGCCCGTCTGGGCGATATGCGCCTTGGCCCGGCCCCAAGGCCGTGCGGCCCGCATCATGGCGATTGTTCTGGCGCTGTCATTCGGGGAATATCTGCGCGCCTATATCCTGACGGGGTTTCCTTGGGCAATGTTTGGCCACGCCATGATTGGCACCAATTTGCGGATTTTGGCGGGGGTCATCGGTGCGCATGGGATGGGCCTCCTGTTGCTCAGTGCTGCGGGTCTTTTGGCCCATTTTACAATGAACGGCGCGTGGCGTTTCGTTGGGGGGCTGTTGGGCGGCATTGTGGCGCTTTGGGTGTTCATGCCAGTCTTTCCCGCGCCACAGGCGGCCCCAGATGCGCCGCTCATCCGCATCATTCAACCCAATGCTGCACAAGACCTCAAATGGCGGCCTGAGATGAAGCCGTTTTTTCAAGATCGGATTCTGGATCTCACCGCTCTGCCCGTCCGTGAGGCAGGGGGCGCACGGCCCGATTTGATGCTTTATCCCGAAACGGTTTTAACTTCGCTCTTGGAGAATACCGAAACCATCCGCCAAGATCTGGCCTCTGCTGCAGGCGGCGGCCTGTTGATTTTGGGCGCACAACGTCTTGAGGGGGAGGTTGCCTATAACTCCCTTGCACTGGTGGATCAAACCGGCGCAGTGACTGCAACCTATGATAAGCATCATTTGGTGCCTTTCGGGGAATATATGCCCTTGCAATCCCTTGCGCGCGAGATGGGGCTACACGGGCTCGCAAATCGCATGGGTCTAAGTTTCTCACGCGGGTCAGGGCCACAGGTCTTTGACCTCGGCGCAGATATTGGAACCGTGTTCCCGATGGTCTGTTACGAGGCGATTTTCCCGCATTATATCACGGATGTGCCACGCCCTGATTGGATGTTCCATGCCACCAATGATGCGTGGTTTGGTCAGTTTTCAGGCCCGTACCAGCATTTGGCCCTGCTTCAGCTGCGCGCAGCAGAGCAAGGTTTGCCCGTTTTGCGCGCCGCCAATACAGGTGTCAGCGCCGTGATAGATGCGCGTGGCGAAATCGTATCTGCTTTGGGAATGGGAGAGATGGGTGTGATTGATGCCACCTTGCCCCCATCCTTACCCCCGACCCTTTATGCGCGGTTTGGGGATGTAGCTTATGGGGTGATGCTTTTGGGGCTCTTGGGCGCATTTTTGCGCAAGCGGCGTGTTGATATGGTTGATCCCACCCGCACTTGAAGATAAAGCGGCGCAATCTTGGCCCCACAACGGCTTCCTGACGTGGCGGCTTTAACCCCAATGGAGCACTTATCATGTCCCGTAAGCACTATGTTTTCACCTCCGAATCCGTTTCGGAAGGTCATCCTGATAAAGTATGCGATCGTATCTCTGATGCGGTCTTGGACGCGTTTTTGTCCGAAGAACCAGAAGCGCGTGTTGCCTGCGAGACTTTCGCCACGACCAATCGCGTTGTGATCGGTGGCGAGGTTGGTTTGTCCGACCAAGATAAGCTGCGCGACTACATGGGCCGTATCGAAGATATCGCCCGCGCGTGTATCCGCGACATTGGGTATGAGCAGGACAAATTCCATTGGAAAACCTGTGAGATCACCAACCTCTTGCACGAGCAATCCGCCCATATCGCACAAGGCGTGAACGCCGCAGAGGATAAAGACGAGGGTGCAGGCGACCAAGGGATCATGTTTGGCTTTGCCACCAATGAAACCCCTGATCTGATGCCCGCCCCGATCCAATATTCCCATGCGATCCTGCGCCGTTTGGCTGAGGCACGCAAATCGGGCGCGGCCCCGCAGCTTGGGCCAGATGCGAAATCGCAGCTTTCTGTGCGCTATGAGGATGGCAAGCCAGTTGAAATCACTTCCTTGGTTTTGTCGACACAGCATTTGGACGAAAGCATGACCTCCGCTGATGTGCGGGACTTGGTCGAGCCGTATATCCGCGAAGTGCTGCCCGAGGGGTGGTTGACCGCCGCTACAGAATGGCACGTTAACCCAACGGGTAAATTCGTCATTGGTGGCCCCGATGGCGATGCGGGTCTCACAGGGCGCAAGATCATCGTAGACACCTATGGTGGCGCGGCCCCACATGGCGGCGGTGCGTTCTCGGGCAAAGATCCAACCAAGGTGGATCGCTCAGCCGCCTATGCGGCGCGCTATTTGGCGAAAAACGTGGTGGCTGCGGGTCTTGCAGATCGCTGCACTATTCAGCTGTCCTATGCGATTGGTGTGGCCAAGCCCTTGTCGATCTATGCCGACACACATGGCACCGGCAATGTCGATGAGGCCGCGATTGAGCGCGCCGTGGCGCAGGCGATGAACCTGACCCCACGCGGCATTCGCCTGCATTTGGGTTTGAATAAGCCAATCTTCCAGCGCACTGCGGCCTATGGCCATTTTGGCCGCGCCCCCGAGGCAGATGGTGGCTTCTCGTGGGAGCGCACTGATTTGGTCGATGCGATCAAATCCGCGCTCTAATTTGAACCTTGCAGATGGAGTATGGCCCTGACCGATTTGGTTGGGGCCTTCTTTCAAAGATGACCGAAGCCAGACCCTACCGCAATTTCTATGGCCGCCGTAAAGGGCATAACCTGCGCGACAGCCAAGAAGCCTATTTGGAACAGGACTTGGCCAAGCTTAGTCCTGGCGCGGTTGATTGGGATGAGAACCCCGATCGCACAGCCCTTGATCTTGAGACGCTGTTTGGCGGGCGCGATGTTTGGCTTGAGGTTGGGTTTGGCGGCGGCGAGCACATGGTGCACCAAGCCGCGCTGAACCCCAATGTCGGATTGATTGGTTGCGAGCCCTATATCAATGGCGTGGCCATGCTACTTGGCAAAATTCGCGCCAGCGGTGTCGCCAATCTGCGGGTTTTTCCGGGCGACGTGCGCGATATGTTTGATGTGCTGCCTGATGCATCAATAGCGCGTGCGTTTTTGCTTTATCCTGATCCGTGGCCGAAGAAACGCCACCATCGCCGCCGTTTCGTCACGCCCGAGCATTTGGAACCTTTAGCGCGGGTTTTGCAGCCCGGCGCGATTTTTCGGGTTGCAACCGATATTCCCGACTATGTCCGCCAGACATTGGAGGAAGTTCCAAAGGCAGGGTTTGAATGGTTGGCCGAAGGGCCAGAGGATTGGCGCAAACCTTGGGGCGATTGGATTTCCACCCGTTACGAACAAAAAGCCCTGCGGGAGGGGCGGGTTCCCCATTATCTGACCTTCCGCCGATTGGGGTAATACCCCCAAAGCCTGTGGACGCGGCGGGCTGTCACCGCTATCAGATGGGCCAAGTTAATTTGCGAGGGAATGAAGCATGTCTGCCCACGGAAAACCTATCAAAATGCAGGCGCGGAAATCCGCGGGTTTGTCGGGCGAGGCGCATGTGCCAGGCGATAAATCCATCTCGCATCGCAGCCTTATTTTTGGGGCGATGGCCATTGGGCAAACGCGCATCAAAGGGTTACTTGAGGGGCAAGATGTTTTGGATACGGCCAAGGCGATGGCCTCCTTTGGTGCCCGCGTCACGCGTGTTGCGGATGGCGAGTGGCATGTGGACGGCGTTGGTGTTGGCGGCTTTGCCGAGCCTGATCATGTGATTGATTGCGGCAATTCTGGCACAGGCGTGCGTCTGATTATGGGGGCTATGGCCACAACCCCAATTGCCGCCACCTTTACAGGCGATGCAAGCCTTAATAAGCGCCCCATGGCACGGGTCACAGACCCGCTCGCTCTTTTTGGTGCACAGGCCTTTGGGCGCTCAGGCGGGCGCTTGCCGATGACGATTATCGGTGCGGAAACCCCCGTGCCTGTGCGCTATAAGTTGCCTGTGCCCTCAGCACAGGTCAAATCTGCGGTTCTGTTGGCGGGCTTGAATGTGCGCGGACAAACTGTGGTCATCGAAGAAGAGGCCACGCGGGACCATACCGAACGGATGCTTGCGGGTTTTGGCGCAACGATTACGAGCGAGCAGACCGATGAGGGCCGTGTGATCACCCTAGAGGGCCAACCAGAATTGCGCCCTCAAGATATCACTGTGCCCCGTGATCCCTCCTCCGCGGCCTTCCCAATTTGTGCGGCGCTGATCACGGAAGGTTCAGATGTATTGGTGCCAAATATCGGACTTAACCCCACCCGCGCAGGTTTGTTTGAAACCCTGATCGAGATGGGGGCGGATTTGACCTATGAAAACATCCGCGATGAAGGCGGAGAGCCTATGGCAGACATCCGTGCGCGTTTCTCACCTGATCTCAAGGGGATCGAAGTTCCGCCTGAGCGCGCCGCAAGTATGATTGATGAATACCCAATTCTGTCGGTCGTGGCCGCGAATGCCACGGGCGCGACTGTGATGCGCGGGGTCAAAGAACTGCGCGTCAAGGAAAGCGACCGCATTGATGCCATGGCCACAGGTCTGCGCGCAAATGGGGTTGAGGTGGAGGATGGCCCTGATTGGTGGATTGTGCAGGGTCGCGGTGCGGGCGGTGTGCAAGGCGGCGCGATATGTGCAACGCATTTGGATCATCGGATCGCCATGTCTTTCTTGTGCTTGGGGCTGTCCACGAAAGAGCCCGTGCAAATTGATGATGGCGGGCCAATTACGACTTCATTCCCCATCTTCATTGACCTGATGCGGGGGCTTGGCGCCACGCTTGGCGAGGTGGACGTTTGATTTTCACGGTCGCCATTGATGGGCCTGCGGCCGCAGGTAAGGGCACGATTAGCCGCCGCTTGGCTGATCAATTTGGCTTTGCCCATCTCGATACAGGCCTGCTTTATCGGGCCGTTGGGGCAAAAGTGGCTGATGGCGCCGCGCCTGAGATGGCCGCGCAAAATCTGACAGCCGCCGATCTGGCCCGCACTGATCTGCGCAGCCATGCGGCGGGGCAAGCCGCCTCAAAAGTTGCTGTGATCCCCGAGGTGCGCAGTGCCTTGGTGACATTTCAACGCGAGTTTGCCCGTCAAAGTGGCGGCGCCGTTTTGGATGGGCGCGATATTGGCACGGTGATCTGCCCCGATGCGGATTTGAAATTATTCATCACAGCCCGCCCCGAAGTGCGCGCGCATCGCCGCTATTTGGAACTTGGGGGAGATGAAGCACAGATCTTGAACGAGATCATTGAGCGCGACAGCCGCGATATGTCGCGTGCAGATGCCCCATTGCGTGCCGCCGAGGATGCGGTGGTGATCGACACCAGCGATTTGGATATTGAGGCGGCTGTTCGCCTTGCGGCAGAACATGTGACAGCTCGCCTCAAGGGCTAGTGTGAAAAATGGCCAAAACCCTTGTCATACTGGCGCAATGACTGTATGAGCCACGCAATCAAGCAGACGGTCAACGTCTCGGATTGAGCAGGGTCGGGATATCCTCCGGCCCTTCATCATTTTCGAGGGGGCGATTGAAAACGAAACCAAAGACCTGCGGAGACAACCGCATGGCCCGAATAGCTCTATGAAAAGGAACTGAATATCTATGTGCGCTAAAGCAACTATGGAAGAATTCGAAGCCCTTCTGAATGAAAGCTTCGAGATTGACACCCCCGCGGAAGGTGCGGTTGTCACTGGTAAGGTCATCGCAATCGAAGCGGGCCAAGCCATCATTGATGTGGGCTACAAAATGGAAGGCCGCATCGACCTTAAAGAATTCGCAAATCCCGGCGAGGCCCCCGAAATCGCAGTAGGCGATGAGGTAGAGGTTTACTTGCGCAATGTGGAAAACGCGCGTGGCGAAGCGGTTCTGAGCCGCGAAATGGCCCGCCGCGAAGCCGCATGGGATCGCTTGGAAAAAGCATATGCCGCAGAAGAGCGTGTCGATGGCGCAATCTTTGGCCGCGTCAAAGGTGGCTTCACCGTTGATCTTGGCGGTGCTGTTGCGTTCTTGCCTGGGTCTCAGGTTGACGTGCGCCCCGTGCGGGATGCAGGGCCTTTGATGGGCCTCAAGCAGCCATTCCAAATCCTGAAAATGGATCGCCGCCGTGGCAATATCGTTGTGTCCCGCCGTGCAATCCTTGAGGAAAGCCGCGCCGAGCAGCGCGCCGAAGTTATCGGCAAACTGGGCGAAGGCGACATCGTGGATGGTGTGGTCAAGAACATCACCGAATACGGCGCATTTGTCGACTTGGGCGGTGTTGACGGCCTGTTGCACGTCACCGACATGGCATGGCGCCGTGTGAATGATCCAAAAGAGGTTCTCACAATTGGTGAGACCGTGAAGGTTCAGGTGATCAAGGTCAACAAAGACACCCATCGCATCAGCCTCGGCATGAAGCAGCTGTTGGACGATCCATGGGATTCCGTTGAAGCGAAATTCCCGCTTGAATCCGTTCACATGGGCCGCGTGACCAACATCACCGATTACGGTGCATTTGTTGAGCTGGAGCCTGGCGTTGAAGGTCTGGTGCACGTTTCCGAGATGTCTTGGACAAAGAAAAACGTGCATCCTGGCAAGATCGTTTCGACCAGCCAAGAAGTCGAAGTTATGGTTCTGGAGATCGACAGCTCCAAGCGCCGCGTATCGCTTGGCCTCAAGCAGACCATGCGCAACCCATGGGAAGTGTTTGCAGAAACCCATCCTGTTGGCACAGCGGTTGAAGGCGAGATCAAGAACATCACCGAATTCGGTTTGTTCATCGGTCTCGAGAACGACATTGACGGCATGGTTCACCTGTCTGACCTGACATGGGAAGGCCGTGGTGAGGATGTGATCGGCGATTACCGCAAAGGCGATATGGTCAAAGCGGTTGTTACCGAAGTTGACGTTGAGAAAGAGCGTATCTCTCTGTCGATCAAAGCTGTTGATGGCGATCCATTCGCAGATGCAGTTGGCGGCGTGAAGCGTGGCTCGGTCATCACTGTTGTTGTGACTTCGGTCGAAGAAGGCGGTTTGGAAGTGGAATATGAAGGCATGAAATCCTTCATTCGCCGCTCTGACCTCAGCCGCGACCGTGGTGATCAGCGCCCTGACCGTTTCTCGGTTGGTGACAAGATCGATGTGCGCGTAACCAATATCGATGCGAAGACCCGCAAACTGGGCCTGTCGATCAAGGCACGCGAAATCGCCGAAGAAAAAGAAGCGGTCGAGCAGTATGGCTCATCCGATTCTGGTGCAAGCTTGGGCGATATCCTTGGCGCTGCATTGAACAAAGACGAATAATCATCACGCGGGCCTTTGGCCCCGTTATGAGATCGAATTGCCCCGCTCAGCAGAGCGGGGCTTTTTCTTTGTCGGAACGACAGGCTGTCGCAGCCCATAGATTTTTCATCTTTTGCGCCTAACTCGAATACTAAGCATCAATGCGGGCAGGGCAGAGATGCATGATTTTATGCCGAAAGGTTGCCCGATGGACGTTGCAGACACGCTGTTGCTGTCGCGAATTCAATTTGCCGCGAATATCTCGTTTCATATCTTGTTTCCCACGATCACCATCGCCTTGGGGTGGGTGCTTTTGTATTTCCGCCTGCGGTTTTGGCGCACGGGCGAGGCGCGGTTTATGGCGGCCTATCTGTACTGGGTGAAAATCTTTGCCCTGACCTTTGCCATGGGGGTGGTGTCTGGGATCACCATGTCCTTCCAATTCGGCACGAATTGGCCCGGGTTTATGGAAACTGTGGGCAATATTGCAGGGCCGCTATTGGCCTACGAGGTGTTAACCGCGTTTTTCCTTGAGGCGGCTTTTGTCGGCATCA from Rhodobacterales bacterium HKCCA1288 harbors:
- the aroA gene encoding 3-phosphoshikimate 1-carboxyvinyltransferase; this translates as MSAHGKPIKMQARKSAGLSGEAHVPGDKSISHRSLIFGAMAIGQTRIKGLLEGQDVLDTAKAMASFGARVTRVADGEWHVDGVGVGGFAEPDHVIDCGNSGTGVRLIMGAMATTPIAATFTGDASLNKRPMARVTDPLALFGAQAFGRSGGRLPMTIIGAETPVPVRYKLPVPSAQVKSAVLLAGLNVRGQTVVIEEEATRDHTERMLAGFGATITSEQTDEGRVITLEGQPELRPQDITVPRDPSSAAFPICAALITEGSDVLVPNIGLNPTRAGLFETLIEMGADLTYENIRDEGGEPMADIRARFSPDLKGIEVPPERAASMIDEYPILSVVAANATGATVMRGVKELRVKESDRIDAMATGLRANGVEVEDGPDWWIVQGRGAGGVQGGAICATHLDHRIAMSFLCLGLSTKEPVQIDDGGPITTSFPIFIDLMRGLGATLGEVDV
- a CDS encoding HlyC/CorC family transporter, translated to MSSNPEPSSIAAQSAPLDDEPLPQRQSFFSRLFGSSPSDPDHADHAEGESLSHPASEGKSFAQFGMSNLRRLRVEDVSIPRVEITAVPADISLDDLIAVFRESGNTRLPVYDGTLDSPIGLVHLKDVALGHGFHKSDGDFDLRSMLRPLLYAPPSMPIGVLLQKMQTERTHMALVIDEYGGVDGLVTIEDLIEQVIGEIEDEHDVEEDSPWSHEKSGAYLALARAPLDEFEAEIGIKLLDTDEDEEIDTLGGLVFKLTGRIPARGEIVPHPSGAEFEVVDADARRIKRLRVRLPKGDAA
- the lnt gene encoding apolipoprotein N-acyltransferase, with protein sequence MIMTRLRDPRLLAFCAGFGAALGIAPFNILIATPLGLGALIYLLAQSPTSKAAAVSAFWGGLGYFILALHWIVEPFMVYAAQEGWMAPFAILGLSGGLALFFALPVWAICALARPQGRAARIMAIVLALSFGEYLRAYILTGFPWAMFGHAMIGTNLRILAGVIGAHGMGLLLLSAAGLLAHFTMNGAWRFVGGLLGGIVALWVFMPVFPAPQAAPDAPLIRIIQPNAAQDLKWRPEMKPFFQDRILDLTALPVREAGGARPDLMLYPETVLTSLLENTETIRQDLASAAGGGLLILGAQRLEGEVAYNSLALVDQTGAVTATYDKHHLVPFGEYMPLQSLAREMGLHGLANRMGLSFSRGSGPQVFDLGADIGTVFPMVCYEAIFPHYITDVPRPDWMFHATNDAWFGQFSGPYQHLALLQLRAAEQGLPVLRAANTGVSAVIDARGEIVSALGMGEMGVIDATLPPSLPPTLYARFGDVAYGVMLLGLLGAFLRKRRVDMVDPTRT
- the trmB gene encoding tRNA (guanosine(46)-N7)-methyltransferase TrmB, translated to MTEARPYRNFYGRRKGHNLRDSQEAYLEQDLAKLSPGAVDWDENPDRTALDLETLFGGRDVWLEVGFGGGEHMVHQAALNPNVGLIGCEPYINGVAMLLGKIRASGVANLRVFPGDVRDMFDVLPDASIARAFLLYPDPWPKKRHHRRRFVTPEHLEPLARVLQPGAIFRVATDIPDYVRQTLEEVPKAGFEWLAEGPEDWRKPWGDWISTRYEQKALREGRVPHYLTFRRLG
- a CDS encoding methionine adenosyltransferase; this encodes MSRKHYVFTSESVSEGHPDKVCDRISDAVLDAFLSEEPEARVACETFATTNRVVIGGEVGLSDQDKLRDYMGRIEDIARACIRDIGYEQDKFHWKTCEITNLLHEQSAHIAQGVNAAEDKDEGAGDQGIMFGFATNETPDLMPAPIQYSHAILRRLAEARKSGAAPQLGPDAKSQLSVRYEDGKPVEITSLVLSTQHLDESMTSADVRDLVEPYIREVLPEGWLTAATEWHVNPTGKFVIGGPDGDAGLTGRKIIVDTYGGAAPHGGGAFSGKDPTKVDRSAAYAARYLAKNVVAAGLADRCTIQLSYAIGVAKPLSIYADTHGTGNVDEAAIERAVAQAMNLTPRGIRLHLGLNKPIFQRTAAYGHFGRAPEADGGFSWERTDLVDAIKSAL
- a CDS encoding (d)CMP kinase — translated: MIFTVAIDGPAAAGKGTISRRLADQFGFAHLDTGLLYRAVGAKVADGAAPEMAAQNLTAADLARTDLRSHAAGQAASKVAVIPEVRSALVTFQREFARQSGGAVLDGRDIGTVICPDADLKLFITARPEVRAHRRYLELGGDEAQILNEIIERDSRDMSRADAPLRAAEDAVVIDTSDLDIEAAVRLAAEHVTARLKG
- the rpsA gene encoding 30S ribosomal protein S1, whose amino-acid sequence is MEEFEALLNESFEIDTPAEGAVVTGKVIAIEAGQAIIDVGYKMEGRIDLKEFANPGEAPEIAVGDEVEVYLRNVENARGEAVLSREMARREAAWDRLEKAYAAEERVDGAIFGRVKGGFTVDLGGAVAFLPGSQVDVRPVRDAGPLMGLKQPFQILKMDRRRGNIVVSRRAILEESRAEQRAEVIGKLGEGDIVDGVVKNITEYGAFVDLGGVDGLLHVTDMAWRRVNDPKEVLTIGETVKVQVIKVNKDTHRISLGMKQLLDDPWDSVEAKFPLESVHMGRVTNITDYGAFVELEPGVEGLVHVSEMSWTKKNVHPGKIVSTSQEVEVMVLEIDSSKRRVSLGLKQTMRNPWEVFAETHPVGTAVEGEIKNITEFGLFIGLENDIDGMVHLSDLTWEGRGEDVIGDYRKGDMVKAVVTEVDVEKERISLSIKAVDGDPFADAVGGVKRGSVITVVVTSVEEGGLEVEYEGMKSFIRRSDLSRDRGDQRPDRFSVGDKIDVRVTNIDAKTRKLGLSIKAREIAEEKEAVEQYGSSDSGASLGDILGAALNKDE